ACCATTCGCGAACGCGACAAGCTCCCCGTCCTCGCCATCGACTACGTGCCGCCCAATGACCGCGACGCCATGCGAACCACCGCCAAGCAGATTGCCGACCTGGGCATCATTCCTTGGATTAGCGACTCGTTGTTGTTTACTTTGGGCATGGGCACCGTGGAAGCACAGGCTCGCCACATCCTGATTCTCTATAACGGCGCCGACTACCCGACACTGAATGAGGCGTCGGCACATCGTTTTGTGGAAATGCCGCTCAATTACTTGGGCTACATCGCTGATTACGTCGACGTACGCAAGCCACTTCCGCAGAATATTTCGAGTGATCGCTACGCCGGAATCATCACTTGGTTTGGTGGAGCCATCCCGGATCAACGAGTCAAGGACGTTCGCCAATGGCTGGCAAACCAGTCACGGCAAAAAATGCCGATTCTGGTGCTCAATACTCCAGGCTTTCCCATTGACCGCACACTGCCGTTCGATGTGCGCAGCTCCGAGGCGATCCCGGCCCTGCCACTCAAAAAAGCCGAACAAGCCAGCATGTACGGTTTTGAAATGCAGCCTCTTTCGCCACCTATCGATTACGAAGGCTGGACTCTGAACGCGGAGGCTCTGCAAAAAAGCCAACAGTTGCTATCTTTTGACGACGCCAAGGGAAAGCGTTTTGTCTCTGCCGCCATCACTCCTTGGGGTGGCTTCGTCCTCATGCCATATCTGGTGGAGGAGGTGCCCGGCACGGATCAGTCACGCTGGGTGATCAACCCCTTTGCGATGCTGAAGCAGACACTGCGACTGGCTGATTTTCCCGTGCCGGACGTAACCACGGAAAATGGCCGGCGCCTGCTGCTCGCCCATGTGGACGGAGATGCCTTCCCCTCCAAGGCAGAAGTTCCCGGATCGCCATTTGCAGGCGAGATGCTGCGCCGTGAAATCCTTGAGCGATACCGTATTCCTCACACCATCTCGGTCATCGAAGCCGAAATATCGCCCCAAGGTCTATACCCGCAGTGGAGCAAGCAACTGGAGAGCATCGCCAAGCAGATTTTCGCCATGCCTCATGTCGAAATTGCCAGCCACTCTTATTCGCACCCGTTCTTCTGGGACCGCACCGTCTCGCGAAAGGAAGAAGGCAAGGAAGTTGACCTGAACCTTCACATTCCCGGTTACGTGATGGATTTGCATCGAGAAATCAATGGCTCAGTCGACTACATCCAGAAAAATCTGGCCCCCCCGGGCAAGCCTGTAAAAGTCTTTCTCTGGTCGGGCGATACCGCCCCCAGTGCAGAGGCCCTGGCCATCTCGGATGCTGCAGGACTTCTCAACATCAATGGCGGCGACACCTCCATCACGCGCAACAATCCATCGCTGACCGAAGTCAGAAGCTGGGGGATTCGCAAGGGCGGGCATCTTCAGGTTTATGCCCCCGTCACTAACGAAAATATCTACACCAACCTCTGGCATGGCCCGTTTTACGGTTTTGAAAAGGTCACTGAAACCTTTGCGATGACTGACACTCCGCGACGCCTCAAAGCCATCAATATTTACTACCATTTCTACTCAGTCAGCAAAGTCGCAAGCATCAAGGCCTTGCATACCGCCTACAAATGGGCACTGAGTCGGCCAGTTCATCCGGTTTTCGCATCCGAATATGTGCGCAAAGTGCATGATTTCTATGAATTTGCAGTAGGCAAGGATGAGCAAGGTTGGCGCATGCGTGGCCCCGGCCAGCTGAGAACCTTGCGACTGCCCAGTACCTTGGGTACTCCTCTCATGCAGGACAGCGTCAATATCGCCGGGTATCAAGAAGGCCCGGACGGCTACTACGCGCACATGGCTTTCAACTCCGCTCAGATGCAGACCCAGCCGAATGCTGCTCCGTCCAAGCAACCTTATCTGGTGGATGCCAATGCACGCATCAGCGAGTGGAAAGCCCAGGCTGACGGCAGCGTGATCTTTAGCCTTCAGGGGCACCTTCCCCTCGAATGGCGCATGTACCTTCCACAAGGCTGCAGCCTGACCGCCGTTCAGGGTGCCGCTCCGACCAGTGCGGCCACAGATCGATCTTTCATCCGCTCCTTCAAAAGTCCTCAAAACAGTGCCGAACTCAAAGCCCAATGTCGCGCGCTCTGATCGTCCGTCGACGATCCCCTTATGGCTGATCGCGCTGCTTGCGGTGCTGATCAGCGGTGCCCTGTGGCTGCTTTTCCCCAAAGAGAGCCTCGAACGTCAGCTGGCGAATACTCTTGACGATTCCGAGTTGTCGCTGAACTATTTGACGAACCTGCTGAAGAGCGACCCAGGCAACGAGCACCTGCAGGCTTTGCTGATAGCCAAGCAGCAACGCCAGATAGAAATCAAGCGAGCCGCCGAAGAAGCCAGCCGGCAGGTCCTCCCCAGCGCGGCTGAAATGGCGTGGAAACGCTGGCAAGAGCTTTATGTACGTTACCAGGAAGCCGAGAAGCTCAGCTCCAAATCCACACGGCAAATTGAGCAGTTACGCCCCGAAGTACTGCAAGCTTTGCGCGGCATTCCACGACAAGGCTTGAGCCAGGAACAGATGCTTTACCTCGCATCCTCCTCGCTGGTGCTGCACGACATCCCATTGGCAATGAACCTGTACGAGGAACTGGCCGCACTACACCCGGAAGCTGATTCCAAATCCAAGGTCTACGCCGATGCCTCGCGACAACTTCTGGGCTTCTCCGAATACGAGAGTGCCTCGCAACTGCTGCAAAAAGCCAGCAAGACTACGCAAGACTCCAAGCAAGCACGCCAGTACCTGATTGAGGCCTTGCAAGTGTTGCAGTCCGGCAACCGGGCCAAAGACGCATTGGCATTGGCCGAGTCCAATGCCGATATTCTGGGCAATGACCCAGAAACACTGCGAAAGCTGATTGATCTGGCCCGTGCAGCAGGCCAGCCCGCAGCCGCCGAAAAGTATGTCAAGCAATTGCTCAAGTTCTCGCTTTTGCAGCAATGGCAAGGTCTTGAAACCGATGTTGTCGCCTTCAGCATTGCCCCCACGCAAGCCTTTGACGACGGTGCATGGTCGCTTCAGCCTGTCATGTGGCAGTACGCTGGATGGTCAATGCAGAAGACGGCAGCCGCCACAGAAAAACCCAAATCGCCAGCACCATTGTTAGCGTTTGACGACAAGACTTATAAGCTGGCTTACGACGTCTTCCTGGAGAACAAAAATCTGGAGGACGCTTGGCGCATTGCACAGGCAGCCGTCAAACAGGCGCCTCAAGACGCAGCATGGCGCGAACGTCTGGCCAAGGTATCTGAATGGCTAGGTCGCCCTCAAATTGCCTTGGATAACTGGTTGTTTATTGCACAGTCCACGCAGCGTGAGGATGCGTGGCAGTCTGTGCTGCGTTTGTCTCCAGGCCTGTTTGACAACAACGCGCTGGCCGCGGGCATCAAGCATCAATTAACAAAGCGTCCGAATGACCACGCGCTGCTGCTATCACTGATCCAAGCATATGAGCGGCAAGGCAACCCTCAGCTTGCCATCGATTATCTGCAGCGCCATACCGAGACCCCCGAATCTCTGGCGGCTTTGGCACAACTGGCCACGCGCGCAGGGCAGAACAAGCTCGCACTGTCGACCTGGAAGCGCCTGCTGCAAGACCCGGCGCAACGGACTCCAGCCAATGTCATGCCTGCCGCATCCATTGCTCTGCTCGAGGGAGAACCTGACCTAGGCCTGCGATGGCTGGAGGATTCTCAGTCACGCGTGCCTCCGCAAATGCAAGACGAGGCCGACTACTGGCGCTTCATGGGCAGCCTCGCACAAAGACAGCGTGATGAGCGTGTAGCAACACTGGCCTATCGCAAGCTATTGGATACGTCGAGTGCCGATATCAGTGACTACGACGCGCTGATCAACATCATGCTGCGCAACAACCGCGAGGAAGCTGCCCAATTGTCTCTGCGCGCTTGGGAGAAATTTCATGACCTGCGTCACCTGACCCAAGCGTTCTATTTACTGGAAGACAAAGATGATTGGTCACAGTTGGGCAATCAACTGAGGCAGGCCTTGGCGACTCCAGAAACCGCTGAGCGCCTGAAAAAGCAGCCGGCATTCTTTCATGTTCAGGGGCTGTATTACGAGCGAACAAATCGCCCCGCGCAAGCTCGTGAAGCCTTTCTGAGCGGATTAGCCTTAGCCCCGGACTCCACGCAGCTGCAGCAAGCACTGCTCTGGCTTTTGATTGACACGCAGGATGCCGCATCGCTCAAACCATTGCTCGCACGCGTGGAGGAAGTCTGGGCCAAAGATCCAAGTATGCACAGCGCACTGGCTGCTGCCAATCAAAGCCTGTCCAGACCCGCCATCGCTTTGCAGCGCTATCTTCGCCCTCAAGCCCAAGATCACCATGATGACTTTTTGTGGATGATGAATTACGCAGATGCGCTGGAGCAGAACCAGCAAGCTGACTTGGCTTGGCGGTTGCGCCGCAAGCTGTGGATTCGCCAACTGCAACAAACATCTCTCCCCCCTCAAAAGAGTCCAGTGCGCGAGTGGTTGACGCCACAGGGGCTGAACAAGGTTCAGCAACAAGCCCGTAACCGCTTGCTCCTGAACCAGTCTTATGGCGATGACGAGTTGGTACTCCTGCGTGAGCTGATGCGTATGGACCTGGCCTCTTCCGAGCGCAAAGAGTACTCAGCAGCAGCCGCTGAACTAGCCATCGCCTGGTTGCAGGACAAGGGCGAATACGCCGCAGAGCGCGGCTACCTCTGGCAGCAATACGCTCGCAGTCGCAGCAAGCAGGCCAATGCCC
The sequence above is drawn from the Comamonas sp. 26 genome and encodes:
- a CDS encoding tetratricopeptide repeat protein, yielding MPNSKPNVARSDRPSTIPLWLIALLAVLISGALWLLFPKESLERQLANTLDDSELSLNYLTNLLKSDPGNEHLQALLIAKQQRQIEIKRAAEEASRQVLPSAAEMAWKRWQELYVRYQEAEKLSSKSTRQIEQLRPEVLQALRGIPRQGLSQEQMLYLASSSLVLHDIPLAMNLYEELAALHPEADSKSKVYADASRQLLGFSEYESASQLLQKASKTTQDSKQARQYLIEALQVLQSGNRAKDALALAESNADILGNDPETLRKLIDLARAAGQPAAAEKYVKQLLKFSLLQQWQGLETDVVAFSIAPTQAFDDGAWSLQPVMWQYAGWSMQKTAAATEKPKSPAPLLAFDDKTYKLAYDVFLENKNLEDAWRIAQAAVKQAPQDAAWRERLAKVSEWLGRPQIALDNWLFIAQSTQREDAWQSVLRLSPGLFDNNALAAGIKHQLTKRPNDHALLLSLIQAYERQGNPQLAIDYLQRHTETPESLAALAQLATRAGQNKLALSTWKRLLQDPAQRTPANVMPAASIALLEGEPDLGLRWLEDSQSRVPPQMQDEADYWRFMGSLAQRQRDERVATLAYRKLLDTSSADISDYDALINIMLRNNREEAAQLSLRAWEKFHDLRHLTQAFYLLEDKDDWSQLGNQLRQALATPETAERLKKQPAFFHVQGLYYERTNRPAQAREAFLSGLALAPDSTQLQQALLWLLIDTQDAASLKPLLARVEEVWAKDPSMHSALAAANQSLSRPAIALQRYLRPQAQDHHDDFLWMMNYADALEQNQQADLAWRLRRKLWIRQLQQTSLPPQKSPVREWLTPQGLNKVQQQARNRLLLNQSYGDDELVLLRELMRMDLASSERKEYSAAAAELAIAWLQDKGEYAAERGYLWQQYARSRSKQANAPLWAQITAALAEKDTAQAGALLERHGENLPRHDHVNAAVMVGDLRLAQTVGFEAMVNQPDDDEQHSSLTEQLLAVSPFAEYGLTQRHLTGINETEQSLSWHLPINSRWALEVDSDYIRRTVNNRDFIQQPSSEHAIGLRLRRITQSSTTDFLIGERRSLDTYHPVQASHSRSFGNRWTLRGSLGKDLSMQDSLAMRMGGMKDRASMGTTYQLSRQDQLGLEFASERYFVQTGARVGSGRHTTLQYTHTYRSEAPNIEFGAFTSWHSYSRTDPALLTGRDASILRYLPNETTPSIDYLLPNNFRFSGLQISTNMRYSQDYTRSLRPFASLALTNHSLNGSGYDFRLGVAGSVLGSDHLMAAINFSKSGLNTTGTTRELQLIYRLHY
- a CDS encoding bifunctional glycoside hydrolase 114/ polysaccharide deacetylase family protein yields the protein MNALLRSCLICYALVASMWAQAAAPSVAVYYGKDASMSELALFDIAVVEAEQGYDPVKFRSTWPSSELYAYASVAEAGDERAYLKKIPSAWKMARNGAWKSVVIDQTPEPWPAFFADEVIGPLWQKGFRGFFLDTMDSYRLAEKFNEAEQQDGLVRVIKTLNERFPGIKLILNRGFEIVPRVKDQIQMVAAESLFRGWDANLKRYIDVPAKDREWLLAQLQTIRERDKLPVLAIDYVPPNDRDAMRTTAKQIADLGIIPWISDSLLFTLGMGTVEAQARHILILYNGADYPTLNEASAHRFVEMPLNYLGYIADYVDVRKPLPQNISSDRYAGIITWFGGAIPDQRVKDVRQWLANQSRQKMPILVLNTPGFPIDRTLPFDVRSSEAIPALPLKKAEQASMYGFEMQPLSPPIDYEGWTLNAEALQKSQQLLSFDDAKGKRFVSAAITPWGGFVLMPYLVEEVPGTDQSRWVINPFAMLKQTLRLADFPVPDVTTENGRRLLLAHVDGDAFPSKAEVPGSPFAGEMLRREILERYRIPHTISVIEAEISPQGLYPQWSKQLESIAKQIFAMPHVEIASHSYSHPFFWDRTVSRKEEGKEVDLNLHIPGYVMDLHREINGSVDYIQKNLAPPGKPVKVFLWSGDTAPSAEALAISDAAGLLNINGGDTSITRNNPSLTEVRSWGIRKGGHLQVYAPVTNENIYTNLWHGPFYGFEKVTETFAMTDTPRRLKAINIYYHFYSVSKVASIKALHTAYKWALSRPVHPVFASEYVRKVHDFYEFAVGKDEQGWRMRGPGQLRTLRLPSTLGTPLMQDSVNIAGYQEGPDGYYAHMAFNSAQMQTQPNAAPSKQPYLVDANARISEWKAQADGSVIFSLQGHLPLEWRMYLPQGCSLTAVQGAAPTSAATDRSFIRSFKSPQNSAELKAQCRAL